The sequence GGGATGCGCTGGGCAACCTGCAACCGGCGTCGCTGGGAAGCGGCCGCTTCCACGAGCCGGACTACGTCCGCAACCGCTTGGCGAAGGATCGCGGCCGCATCGATGACGAGTTCAGCTACCTGATGGTGAAGCAACAGGGTGGCACCACCGGCGTGATCGGGGTCTACAACGCCCATGCCACCTGCCTGCCGGGGGAAAACATGCAGCTCAGCGCGGATTATCCCGGCTACTGGGAGCGCCGTATCGAGGAAAAGACCGGCGGTTTCGCGATGTATCTGGCGGGTGCCGTGGGCAGCCACGGTCCCGAATACGGGTTCCGCGGCTTCGAGGGCGCGCAGAAGATGGGCGAGGCCCTGGCGGAGGATGTCTTGAAGCGATTGCCAGAGACGAAGCTTTCGCCGGAAACGACGCTGGGCACCTTCGGCCTCGACCTGGAACTCCCGGAATCCCAGGTCCGCGTGACCGATACCTGGCGGCTGCGGCCGATGGTCACCCGCAGGCTCATCCCGGTGGAGCAGAAGACCTACCTGCAGGTGGCGCGCCTCGGCGATGGCCTGTGGTTCTCCACGCCCTGCGATTTCAGCGGCGAACTCGCGCTCGACCTGAAGGCCCCGCTGGAACTGCGCGGCTATCATGCCACGGTGACCAGCTTCAACGGCGACTACATCGGCTACGTGGTGCCGCAGCACTACTTCGACTACACGAAGTACGAGTCCCGTGCGATGTCCTTCTACGGCCCCTATGTCTCGCCCCACTTCATGGACTGGATGCGCCGGATGTCCGACGTGGTGGCGAAGTAAAGGAGTTGAGCCTTCAGGCGAGGAGGGTCTTTAGAGGGAGGCGGAGGCTCTGGAGTTC comes from Luteolibacter sp. LG18 and encodes:
- a CDS encoding neutral/alkaline non-lysosomal ceramidase N-terminal domain-containing protein, which produces MKHPSDETLDSTEEQKGKPRRGCLARLGRVALYGIGLLALIVAVSVKPVDREPYFTTGYYNGTKKGFDDTSKAYQPVSGALKAGFGKAKLSPELGAAQDDPVHGKFKWLPMAGYNPRGGKPAEGVHDDLWAKAIAFEVNGHRLVMLRLDALIIPREVSEEVVKALGEKHGLKREEIYFSATHTHSGIGGWGPDPISKAFGGGFNAGIPKWFATQLVAAAGDALGNLQPASLGSGRFHEPDYVRNRLAKDRGRIDDEFSYLMVKQQGGTTGVIGVYNAHATCLPGENMQLSADYPGYWERRIEEKTGGFAMYLAGAVGSHGPEYGFRGFEGAQKMGEALAEDVLKRLPETKLSPETTLGTFGLDLELPESQVRVTDTWRLRPMVTRRLIPVEQKTYLQVARLGDGLWFSTPCDFSGELALDLKAPLELRGYHATVTSFNGDYIGYVVPQHYFDYTKYESRAMSFYGPYVSPHFMDWMRRMSDVVAK